A segment of the Microbacterium luteolum genome:
TCAGCGAGGCCGGGGGAGTGCGCATGGGGTCCGCCTCCGACGGCGTCGGGGGCTACGAGGTCACCGACCGCGAGACGGCGCTCGCGGTCTGCGCCGCGCTCGGTCGGTGACCCGCCGGCGACCCGCGGTCGGTAGGCTCTCCCCGTGACGGATACTCGCGAGTTCACCGACGCCCATGGCATCGCCATCGTCTACGACGTCCATCCGGCCACCACGACGCCGCGCGGAGTCGTCCAGCTCCTGCACGGCGTCGGCGAACATGCCGGCCGGTACGGCGTGCTGGCGAAGGCCCTCGCCGCAGCCGGTTTCACCGTGTACGCCGACGATCATCGCGGCCACGGCCGCACCGGCATCCGCCAGCACGACGGACCCGCGCGACTCGGGCACCTCGGCAAGGGGGGACTGCGCGCAGCGGAGGATGCCATCTGGCAGCTCACCGGCATCATCCGCGACGAGAACCCCGACCTGCCGCTCGTGCTCCTCGGGCACTCCTGGGGATCGTTCCTGGCGCAGAAGCTCGTCAACCATCACCCCGAGGCCTGGGATGCGGTCATCCTCTCCGGCTCGGCCCTGCTGACCCCGGGCTCGCTGAACGCCGCGCCGCTCAACGCGCGCTGGGCGAAGGACGAGGGCGCGACGGGGCTCGAGTGGCTCAGTCGCGATCCCGCCGTGTGGGCGTCGTTCGACGACGATCCGCTCACCACCGACGTCCCGCTCCTCAAGCTGTTCGGCCCGATCGAGGCCGCCAAGCTCTACGGACGCCCGGCGAAGGATCTCGTCGCGAAGGCGGGCCACGACATCCCGATGCTCCTGATGGTCGGCCGCGACGATCCGGTGGGCGGACCGCACAGTGTGCACAAGCTCGCCGACGAGTACCGCTCGCGTTCCGGTCTCACCGACGTCACCACCCTGGTCTATCCGGATGCGCGTCACGAGATCTTCAACGAGCTGCAGCAGGAAGAGGTGCGCGCCGACGTGCTCGCCTGGCTCGACACGCACTTCCCCTCGCGCGCGCAGAGCTGACCGCCAACCCGGCTGAGCGCCCGCGCATTCCCTTCGGAGTCGCGAGATTACGCACGGTGAAGGTGCGTGACGTCATCCGGGCAGGCGACGCCTGATGCGCTCTACATTCGGACCAGTATTCCGCGGGAACGCGAGAGGGCGGTCGGATGAGCTTCGTCAGCGAATGGCGCGATTGGCACGCGGCGCGTGAGCGGCTCGCGGGCTCGGAGTACGGCCCGTCAGCCCTCGAGTCGACGAACTGGCTCATCGAGATGCCCGCCGCCGTCGACGGCATCCCCGGCCTCTGGGCGCTGACCGGCGACGGCGGCATCCGCGGCAGCGAGCTCGGGCAGTCCGGCGCGAGCGTGACGCTGCGGGGTGCGGAGAGCTTCCGGCTCGGGCGGCGCGAGCTGCGCGTCTTCGACCGGCACGGGACGCTGGCACTCCGGGTGCTGAACCCGTCCCGCCCGCAGCGCGAATGGTTCACGGCGATCGACGCCTACGCGCCCGACGAGCGGTGGCGTCTGCCCGCGCGGTTCGAGCCGACGCCGGACGAGCGGATCGTCATCACCGCGGTCGACGGCGAGGAGCGGGAATCCCCGGTCGCGGGGCGTCTGCACTTCGAGCTCGCGGGCGCGCCGCACACGTTGACCGTGACGCGGAGCTCGCAGGGGACGCTGAGTGCGGTCTTCGCCGACGGCACCAACGGGCTCGAGACCTACCGGTTCCGCTTCCTCCCGATCGAGGAGCCCGCCGAAGACGGCTCGGCGATCATCGACTTCAACCGCGCCTACCTGCCGCCCTGCGCGTTCTCGGATCAGTTCGTCTGCCCGCTCCCACCGTCGGGCAACCGCTATTCGACGCCGATCCGGGCCGGAGAGCGAGTCGTGGTGCTCGGCGGCTGACCCGCCGCGGGCGCTCTGCGCGCCTTAAGCTGGAACCGTGCACGGTGAATACAAGGTCCCAGGGGGAAAGCTGGTCGTCGTCGACCTCGACGTCGAAGACGATCGGATCGCGCGTTTCCGCCTCGCCGGAGACTTCTTCCTCGAGCCCGACACGGCGCTCGACGACATCAACGCCGCCGTGAACGGCCTGGCGGTCGAGTCGGATGCGACGGTCATCGCCGCCGCGGTGCGCGAGGCGCTCCCGGACGGCGCGCAACTCCTCGGCTTCACGCCCGAGGCCGTCGGCACCGCCGTGCGCCGCGCGCTGGTGACCGCGCCGGGCTGGCGCGACTTCGACTGGGAGATCGTGCACGACAAGGCCGTCTCGCCGCGGATGAACCTCGCCCTCGACGAGGTGCTCACCTCGCGCGTCGGCGAAGGGCGTCGCCGGCCGACGCTGCGCATCTGGGAGTGGGACGAATCGGCCGTCGTGATCGGCTCGTTCCAGTCGTACCGCAACGAGGTCGACCCCGAGGGGGCGGCACGGCACGGCTTCGACGTCGTGCGCCGCATCTCCGGCGGTGGAGCGATGCTCATGGCCGCGGGACAGATCATCACGTACTCGCTGTACGTTCCGGCATCCCTCGTCGCGGGCATGACGTTCGCCGACTCGTACGCGTTCCTCGACGACTGGGTGCTGCAGGCGCTGCGGTCGCTCGGGATCGATGCGGTCTACCAGCCGCTCAACGACATCGCGAGCCCGACCGGCAAGATCGGCGGCGCCGCGCAGAAGCGCCTCGCCAACGGTGGCGTGCTGCACCACGCCACGCTCTCGTACGACATCGACGGCCAGACCATGACCGAGGTGCTGCGCATCGGCCGAGAGAAGCTGAGCGACAAGGGCACCACCTCGGCGGCGAAGCGCGTCGACCCGCTGCGCAGCCAGACCGGACTGACGCGCGCCGAGATCATCGAGCGCTTCAAGGACACCTTCCGTTCGCTGACGGGTGCCGAGACGGTCGCGATCGCCCCGGAGGAGTACGCCGCAGCCGAAGACCTGGTGGAGTCGAAGTTCGCCACCGAGGCGTGGCTGCATCGGGTGCCGTGACCGGCGCCGTCACGATCATCGAGGGCGACAACCTCGCCGTCGCAGCGGCTCTGCCCACGGCATCCTTCACGCTTGTCTATCTCGACCCGCCGTTCAACACCGGTCGCGCACAGGAGCGGCAGGTCGTCACCGCGCGGCGGGCGTTCACAACTCAGGAAGAATCTGCCGAACCGGGCGTTGAAGGCGCCCGTTCGGCAGAACTCGCGACGAATGGACTGAATACTGCACAGCCGGCCGCGGCGACTGAGGTCCGGCACGGATTCCACGGCCACGCCTACGAGCGGGTCCGCGGCATGCTGCGCACCTACGACGACAGCTTCGACGACTACGGCACGTTCCTGATGCCGCGGCTCGAGGAGGCATGGCGGCTCCTCGCCGACGACGGCACCCTCTACCTGCACCTCGACTACCGCGAGGCGCACTACGCGAAGGTGATGCTCGACGCGGTGTTCGGGCGCGAGTGCTTCCTCAACGAGCTGATCTGGGCGTACGACTACGGGGCGAAGTCTCGCCGTCGCTGGCCCACGAAGCACGACACGATCCTCGTCTACGTGAAGAACCCCCGGGAGTACGTCTTCAACTCCGAGGACGTCGACCGCGAGCCCTACATGGCGCCGGGGCTCGTCACCGCCGAGAAGGCGGCACGGGGCAAGCTCCCCACCGACGTCTGGTGGCACACGATCGTGCCGACGACCGGACGCGAGAAGACCGGGTACCCGACGCAGAAGCCCGAGGGGATCCTCCGCCGCATCGTGACCGCGTCGAGCCGTCCCGGCGACCGCGTGCTCGACCTCTTCGCCGGCAGCGGCACGACAGGGGCGGTCGCCTCGGCGCTCGGCCGCGACGCCGTGCTCGTCGACGACAACCCCGAGGCCGTCCGTGTGATGACCGAGCGGATGCCGCACGCCGAGGTCTCGCGCCTGTCTGAGTAGCCGCCGCCACCGGCATCCATCGGTCGATTTCCCGGTTGCAGGTCGAAACGGGCGGTTTCGACCTGCACCCGTGAAACGAACCTGCAGATGCAGCCGCCCCGGCGTCAGGACGGGCGCAGCAGCACGAGGAACTGCTCGATCTCGGCAGCCATGTCGAGCGTCGGGTCGAGCATCCACGCGGACTGGAGGCCGTCGGCGAGGGCGTGCATGGTGCGCACGATCCACGCCGGATCGAGGTCGTCGCGCAGAAGCCCCGCCTGTTGGTCCGCGGCCACCTGCGCGAGCGTGAAGTTCTCGACCCGCGCGGTGCGCTCGCGGAAGTAGGCATGCGCCGGATGCTCGGGGTCGCCCGCCTCCGCCGCGAGCTGCGCGTACAGCTGCACGAGTCCGGGGACCGAGGCGTTGTGCCGGGTCACGGCGAGAAAGGCGGCGATCACGTCTTCGCCGGCGTACTCCTGCTCGTCGCGGTCGTCGCGCGCCTGGAGGATCGCGACGAAGAGCTCTTCCTTCGTGCCGAAGTAGTGCAGCAGGCCGGCGGGGCTGAGGCCGGCGGCATCCGCGATCTCCCGCACCGAGGCCTTGCGGTAGCCGTGCTCGGCGACGACGGAGAGCGCGGCTTCGAGGATCTCCTCGCGCTTGGCGACGCCCTTCGCGTATGCCCCTCGAGTCGCCATGGATCCAGGGTAACCGTCACGGCGATGTCTTTCTCACGACTCGGTCACGAATACCGAACAACGTTCGTGAATCACTTGCGCTCGCCGCCGCTCGTCTGTCACGATGTCCGATGAATACCGAATGACGTTTGGTATTCATTCCGAATCCGCTCAACGAGGAGCCGACATGTCCGTGTCCCCGCTCGACCCCGCCACCGATCTCGCCCCGACCGGGACGATCCGATCCGCACCGCCCGCGCCGGGCGAACCCGCTGCCAGTCCACCCGCGAACAGGCGCCTGCTGCCCAGTCTGCTGATCGCCTCGCTCACCCTGTTCGCCACCTACGGCGGACTCATCGCGATCCTGCTGCCGAGTCAGGTGCTGCTGATCGACGAGGCCAACAAGGTCGCCAACCTCGGCCTGGTCACCACGATCTCGTTCGTCTTCACCCTCTTCGCGCAGCCGATCGTCGGCGCGCTCAGCGACCGCACCCGGTCGCGCTTCGGCCGCCGGGTGCCGTGGATGGTGATCGGCGCGATCGTCGGCGGTATCTTCCTCTTCGGGCTCGGCTCGCTCAGCGACATCCTCTGGATCACGGTGTTCTGGGTCGTGATCCAGGTCGCCCTCAACTTCTTCCAGGCGCCGCTCACCGCCATCACCGCCGACCGTTTCCCCCGGGCGAAGCGCGGCGGCGCGAGCGCGATGATCGGGCTCGGCACCCAGCTCGGGATGACCGTCGGGATCATGCTCGCCGGTGCCTTCGCCGCGCAGATCGGCATCGGGTACTCGGTGTTCGGCGGCGCGGTCATCGTCGCGGCGCTGCTGTTCGCCGTCGTCAACCGGGACTGGTCCTCGAAGGATGCCGCGGTCGACGCGTTCCGCTGGGGCGCGTTCTTCAAGGGCTTCTGGATCGACCCTCGGCGCCACCCCGATTTCGCGTGGGCCTTCGCCGCCCGCTTCCTGCTGATCCTCGGCTACTTCGTCGTCACGTCGTACCAGCTGTACATGCTCACCGACTACATCGGACTGCCGCTCGCCGACGCGCAGGGGGCCGTCGTCACGCTGACGCTGGTCGCCTTCATCCCCACGCTCATCGCGATCGCGCTGTCGGGCTGGTGGAGCGACAAGGTGGGGCGCCGCAAGGTGTTCATCTACGCGGCATCCGTCGTGATGGTCGCCGGTCTCGCGATGCCCCTGCTGCAGCCGAACATGACCGGCATGATCCTGATGAGCATCATCAACGGCATCGGCTTCGGACTGTACATGTCGGTGGATGCCGCGCTGATGACCGAGGTGCTGCCGAACGAGGGCGTCTCGGCGGGCAAGGACCTCGGCATCCTCAACGTCGCGACGAACGTGCCGCAGGCCCTGAGCCCGGCGATCGGAGGAGTGATCATCACGGCACTCGGCGGATACGCGACGCTCTTCGTGTTCGCGATCGTCTTCGTCATCCTCGCGGCGATCGCCACCGCCCCGATCAAGGGAGTCCGCTGATGCTCAGCAACGAACAGGAGAATGCTGTGATGACCGACACCGACACCGAGTTCGTCGAGGTGACCACCGCCGCAGGGCGCGTGAGAGGTCGCTGGCGTCCGACCACGGGCGGGCGGGGGAATCCGCGGTCCGCCGCATTCCTCGGCATCCCGTTCGCAGAGCCACCGGTCGGCGCGCGTCGATTCCAGGCGCCGGTGCCGAAGGCGCCCTGGGCCGGGGTGCGCGACGCGCTGGTCTTCGCGCCGACCGCACAGCGCGGGGACCCCGGAGTCACTCTGATCCCCGAGCCGAGCGTCGAGGGCGAGGCCACGCTGAACGTCAACGTCTTCACGCCCGCCCTTCGACGAGCTCAGGGACCCGGTGAGGCGGAGGAGGCGGGTCCCGGCCTGCCGGTGCTGGTCTGGATCCACGGCGGCGGGTACTTCGCCGGGTCGCCGGCCAGCCCCTGGTACGACGGCCGCAACTTCAACCGCGACGGCGTCGTCACGGTGTCGATCTCGTACCGGCTCGGTTTCGACGGCTTCGGCTGGATCGAGGATGCTCCGTCGAACCGCGGCGTGCGCGACTGGCTGCTGGCGCTCGAGTGGGTGCAGCAGAACATCGCGGCGTTCGGCGGCGACCCGTCACGCGTGACGATCGCCGGGCAGTCCGCGGGCGGCGGCGCGGTACTGACGCTGCTCGGGATGGAGAAGGCGCAGCATCTGTTCCACGGTGTCTACGCCCTCTCCGGCGCACTCGCCGACGTCGCCCCGCAGCGGGTGGAGGCGTTCGGTCGTGGTCTCGCGGCCGCCGCAGGAGTCGAGCCGACCGTCGCCGGATTCTCATCGCTCAGCGAGGATCGCGTCCTGGAGCTGCAGAAGAAGGCGACCCGGATGGGTCCGAACTCGCTCGGGACGATCGTCGACGAGGGGCTGCCGCTCGGGCCGTCGATCGACGGCGACCTGCTGCCGCGCTCGACGCGAGAGTCGCTGCGTGCGGGCGTCGGCGCCGACAAACCGCTCGTCCTCGGGGCGACCGACGACGAGTTCACGATGGCGTTCACGGGCGCAGCGGAGCGTGCGTTGCGCTGGGTGCCGCAGAACTTCCTGCTCGCCAGGCTCGGCCTGCCCAAGAGCGCGCGGCACGCGTATCTCGCCGCGAACGCCGATGTCGCAGGACAGGGCAAGGCGCGCCTCGCGGGGCGGCTGCTCACCGACCGGATGTTCCGCACCGCGCTGCTGAACGTGGTGGAGGATCGCGGGTCGGCCCCGACCTGGCTGTACCGCTTCGCGTGGCCGTCCGGACATTTCGGCTTCGCTGAGCACTGCCTCGACGTGCCGTTCTTCTTCGACTGCCTCGACGGCCCCTCGATGGAACCGCTCGCCGGCCCGAACCCGCCGCAGGGTCTTGCCGATGAGCTGCATGGCACCGCGGTCGCGTTCATCGCCGGGGGAGACCCGGGCTGGCCACGGCACGAAGGGGCGGCCGGCATCGCGCGGGTGTACGACGTGCCGACGCGTGATGTCGCCGACGCCTACGCCTCGGTGCGCCCGCTGCGGGGTGCGGCGTCGTGACCGCTATCGAGACGGCCGGGGTCCGCACCCGGCCGGTGAAGATCGCGCGCCCGCGACGGATGCTGTGGATCTCCCTCGGGCTTCTCGTCGTGTTCGTCGCGCTGGCTCTCGGCGTGCTCGCCGCGCCGGATGCGCCGTGGTCGCAGGCGCTCGATGACGGCTGGAGACGGTTCGCCGGTGTGGGGCCGGAGTCCTGGCTCCCCGGCTTCGCCGTCGCGCAGCTGTTCCAGCACCTCGGCCAGCTCCCCGGAGTCGTGCTGATGATGCTCCTGCTCCCGCTGGTGCTCGTGCTCGTCGGGCGGTGGCGTTCGGCGCTCTTCGTGATCGCCGTGCAGCTGGCCGGACCGGGGCTCCTGTCGCAGCTCACGAAGAACCTCGTCGACAGGCCGCGCCCGACCGAGGACACCGTGGCGGGCCTGTTCGGACCGCTCGTCCCGGTCGATCACGGCTCGTTCCCGTCCGGGCACTCGGTGAGTATGGCGGCGATCATCATCACGGTGCTCGCCCTCATCCCGGCATCCGCGGTGTGGGCGCGACGCATCTGGATCGCGATCGGCGTGCTGCTGGCCGTCGGCATGGTGTGGCAGCGCACACTGATCAACGCGCACTGGTTCACCGACACCTGCGCGGGACTGATCGGCGGGGCGGCGGTCGCCGTGCTGCTGTGGTGGGCGTTCCTGCCGTGGCTGCGGCGCGATCACGACCGCCGGGCGTGGTTCCTGCGGAAGGCGGAGGCTGCTCAGCCCACGCGATAGGCCCGGTAGAGCACGGTGCTCGCCTGCCGCTGGGCCACCGCGAGGAACAGGCTCCGCGGAAGATGTGCGAGCGACTCCGCGGCAGTCTCCACGGCGACGGTCGTGCGGAAGCAGTAGCTGCGCGGGTCGACGTCCTCGCCACGGCCCAGCCGCTCCAGCACCTCGGGCGATCCGGTGCGCAGGCCCTTCGCGTGCAGCAGCAGCAGGTCGCCGGATGCCGTGCGCGCAGAGTAGCGGCCGTCGATCTCGATCGTGCCGTCGGGGCGGACCACCTGCCAGTCCGCCCCACCGGGCAGGATGTCCGCCTCGACGGCGCCCGTGATGCGTCCGCCCAGGATCGGCACGACACGGCGATGGCCGGCGCTGGTGACACCATGATCTTCGAGCGGCCCCAGATCGACGGTCACGTCGAATGCGACGTCCAGCGTCGGCGGGGGCAACAGGTCGTGCGGCGTCATCGGATCTCCTTCGGGTCGGCCGAGGCCGGGACGTCGGCGGCTCCCAGCGCGGCGCAGAGCTTCTCGAGCACGGGTAGCGCTCGACCGAGCGCCACGCGATCCTCGTCGTCGAGGGTCGCCGTCGCCCGGGTGACGAGGGCAGCGTTCGCCGCATCGAATCGGTCGAACAGGTCCAGTGCCGTCGCCGAGGCGCGGACGGTGACGCGTCGGCCGTCGGAGGGGTCCGGTGCGCGTTCGATCAGTCCCTCGGCCTCCATGGTGCCGAGCAGATTGCTCACGGTGGGGCGGCTCAGACGCAGGCGGGTGGCGATCTCCGCCGAGCCTCGGGATGTGCCGCGGGGGAGGGCGCGGATCACGTCGATCTGCGCGTCGCTCAGTTCGGGGAGCGCAGCCTCGGCTCGTGTGGCAGCGAGAAGCGCACGGCGGAGCGGTGAGATGACGGCGGCGAGCCGCGCGGCGTCGAACCCGGTCATCGCGAAGCCTCCGCCTGAGGGGTGAGCGATGCGCGTTCGTTCAGGACCGACGGGAGGAAGCCCGCTGTCGCCTTGTAGTCGGCCGCGATCTTCTCGCGCTCGGCGAGCGGGATCACCTCATCGATGTCGGTGAAGCCCTGCGGGGCGCGTTCGGCGGCGAGCTGCATGACTCGCTCGGGACCGGTCGCCCGGGTCCCGGCGAGCAGGGCGGTCATCGCGGGTCGCCGGGCCTGCTCGTAGCCGGCGAGCCCTTCCTCGACGGTTCCCGCGGACGCGAGGTGGAACGCGAGCGTGCGCGCATCGAGGATCGCCTGCGAACCTCCGTTCGAGCCGTTCGGGTACATCGCGTGCGCGGCGTCGCCGAGCAGGGTGGTGCGCCCGAACGTCCACTGCGCCAGGGCATCCCGATCCACCATCGGATACTCGAGGATCTCGTCGGCCGCAGCGATGGCGGCGGGCACATCGAGCCAGTCGAAGCGCCAGTCCCGGAAGAGCTCCGCGATCGGTCCGGGATCGACGGAGCGGTTCCAGTCCGCGTCTCCCGTGCCGCCCGCCCGGCGCTCGGCGATGAAGTTCACCAGCATCCGTCCATCCTGATCCGGTTCCGAGAGCGGGTAGGCGACGAACTTCTGCTCGCCGTCTCCCGCCATGATCATGGTGCGCCCGTCGAGGAACGCCGGGATCCGACTCACGCCCCGCCACAGCGTCAGGCCGCTCCAGGGCGGCGCACCTTCGGCGGGATGGCGCAGGGCGCGCAGCGCGGAATGGATGCCGTCGGCGCCGACGATCACGTCGCCCGTCGCCTCGACCTCACCGTCCTCCGTGGCGAAGCGGGCGGTCTCGGTGCCGTCGGGGTTCGCGGCGACGCCGACGAGGCGATGACCGAGGCGGATCGGCTCGGCGAGGCGGGCTTCGGCGAGATCGCGCAGCGCCAGCTGCAGGCGCCCGCGATGCACGGAGAGCTGCGGCCAGCGATACCCGGCGGCGATGCCTCGGGGTTCGCTCCAGATGCGCTGTCCGTGCCGATTGAAGTAGCTGAGACTCGTCGGGGCGACGCCGAGGGCGGCGATGGTCTCGGCCACGCCGAGTTCGGTCAGCTCGCGCAGCGCGTGAGGGAGCAGGTTGATCCCGACGCCGAGTCCGCGAATGGCGGTGCTGCGCTCGTAGACGACGACGTCCCGCAGGCCGGCCTCGTGAAGGCTGACTGCGGCGGCGAGGCCGCCGATGCCCGCGCCGACGATGATGATCTTCATCGATCTCTCCTGATCCCTGCTCGTCGTGAGCAGCGATTATAGTTTTGTCACAAAACTATACGGAGCGCAAGAGGATGTTCAGTCGCGCTCGGCGGCGCGCTCCGCCGACTCGAGGATCACGTCGACGCCGAGCAGGAACAGCTCGCGGTCCTTCAGCTCCGAGAGCAGGATGCCGTTCTCGGCGATATGCGGGAACTCCCGGGGGTCGGCCAGAAGGGGAGAGTCGATCCAGGGTGTGTCGGCGTTCTCGTCGGCATGGCCGGCGCGCGCTCGCGCGATGCCTGCCGCCGCGGAGAGGACATACGAGGCGAGCAGCGCGTAATGGCGGACCAGCGCCTCACCGCGCAGGCCCGCGCGATGGAACGCCTCGAGCATGAGCTCGATGGCCGCGAGCTCGCCGGGGCCGTGGGTCGTCAGCGACGTCGCCTCTGCCCCGATGGCCGGGTAGCGCGTGAAGGCGCCGAGCGTCGTCTCGCTGAGCTGACGGAGGCGGCCGCGCCAGTCCTCGACCGGGATGGAGACGGATGCCGTGGCCTGCACGGTGAGTTCGTCGAGGAGAGCGCTCATCAGCGCATCCTTGCTCGCGAAGTGACGATAGATCGCGGTCGGATCCGCGCCCAGCCGGTTGCCGAGCTCGCGCACCGAGATCGTGGCCGCACCCGATTCGGCGAGCTCCAAGCCCGTGTCGATGATCAGCTGCCGGTCGAGTCGTACCCGCGTGGTCGCCTTGTCGTTCGTCATCGTCTCTCCGGTCCCGTCCGAGTCCATCGTGTCACGTCGATCGGCACGACTTCGCTCGAATTCGTCCACGCCGCTGTCAACACTGTTGACAGCATAGCCGTCGGCGTTCTACCGTGGGGCGATCCAGCAGCTTCGATGGCGAAGCACGACGAGAAGAGACGAACGATGGCCGACGAGCTCATCTTCCATGGCGGTCCCGTGTTCACCGGTGCCGGGGCGCCCCTCGAGCAGCACGCCGTGGTCGTGCGCGACGGTCGCATCGTCGCCGTGGTCCCCGAGACGTCGGTCGCCCTGCCGGCCTTCGCCGACGCGGAGCGCGTCGACCTCGGGGGCGCGCTCCTCAGCCCCGGATTCCAGGACGCGCACATCCACCCGGTCGGGGGCGGCATCGAACTGCTCCAGTGCAACCTCACGGAGGCGGAGGATGCCGCGCAGTCCGCCGAGCTCATCCGGGCGTACGCCGAGGCGAACCCCGAAGAGGAGTGGATCCTCGGCGGCGGGTGGGGGATGGACCACTTCCCCGGCGGCAATCCGCCGCGCGGCATCCTCGACGAAGCGGCGGGCGGGCGCCCCGTGCTGCTGCAGAGCCGCGACCACCACAGCACCTGGGCGAGCACGGCCGCCATCGAGCGCGCCGGGATCACCGCGGACACCCCGGATCCCGATGACGGACGCATCGTGCGCGAGTCGGACGGATACCCGGCCGGCACCTTCCACGAGGGAGCGGGGGACCTCTTCGCCGCCGTGCGGCCGGCGACCTCGGACGACCTCGCCTACCAGGGGCTGCTCCGCGCGCAGGACGAGCTCATCGCGCTCGGCATCACGGGCTGGCAGGACGCCATGGTGGGAGCGGACTCCGGCGGGATCGCCGATCCGCTCGCCGCGTACGAGCGTGCCGCCGCCGACGGACGGCTGCTCGTGCACGTCGTGGGTGCGCAGTGGTGGAGGCGCGACGGCGGGATCGACCAGGTGGAGCGGATGGCGGAGCGGCGTGAGCGCGCCGCCGCAGCCCACCCCGATCGACGTATCGACCTCGGCACCACCAAGATCATGGTCGACGGGGTCGCCGAGAACCAGACCGCGGCGATGCTCACCCCCTACCGCGACGATGCCGGCCACGACACGTGCAACCACGGTCTGAGCTTCATCGAGCCGGAGAGACTGCGCGAGTACGTGACCGCGCTCGACGCCTCGGGTCAGCAGGTGCACATGCACGCCCTGGGCGACCGCGCCGTGCGCGAGGCGCTCGACGCGTTGCAGGTCGCCCGCGATGCCAACGGCGACACCGACGGCCGCCACCACCTCGCGCACCTGCAGGTCGTCGCCGCCGATGACGTGCCACGGTTCGCGGAGTTGGGTGCCGTCGCCAACATCCAGGCACTGTGGGCCACTCACGAGGACCAGCTCGACGAGCTCACGCTGCCCTTCCTGCAGGAGGGTCAGGTCGATCGCCAGTATCCGTTCGGCGACCTGGCGCGCGACGGAGTGCGCTTCGCCGCCGGCAGTGACTGGCCCGTGTCCACGGCCGACCCCCTCGCGGCGATCCACGTCGCCGTGAACCGCGCCTACCCGGGATCCGAGCATCCGCCTCTCGGTGGCGAGCACCAGCGTCTCGACCTCGAGACGGCGCTCGCCGCCTACACCTCCGGCAGCGCCTACGTGAATCGACGCGACGACGACACCGGCAGCATCCGCGAGGGCTGTCTCGCCAACCTCGTCGTCATCTCCCCTGATCCTTTCCGCATCCCCGCCGATGATCTGCACCTCACCCGGGTCACCTCGACCTGGATCGAAGGGCGCCGCGTCTACACCGCACCGGAGCCCGCTGCATCCGCACCTGCTGCACCCGCACGTACTGCATCCGCCGACGATCGCCAGGAGTCCTGATGAACCGCTCTCTCCGCTCCCGTTCCTCCGCACGCTCCACCCGCCGCACGAGCGCCGGTGTGGTCGCCGGCATCCTCGCCGTCGCCGCGCTCGCCGGCTGCGCCCCGGCGGGCACGGCCGACTCCGGCGCCGACGACCCCATCGACTGGGAACTGACCGAGGCCACGGCCGAGCCCTCGGGGGACATCGACTCGTTCACGTTCGCGAGCTACGCCGAGCCGAACTCGCTCGACTACGCCTACGCGTTCGACTACGCCGACAACTCCGTGCTCGCCAACGTCTGCGA
Coding sequences within it:
- a CDS encoding TetR/AcrR family transcriptional regulator, with protein sequence MTNDKATTRVRLDRQLIIDTGLELAESGAATISVRELGNRLGADPTAIYRHFASKDALMSALLDELTVQATASVSIPVEDWRGRLRQLSETTLGAFTRYPAIGAEATSLTTHGPGELAAIELMLEAFHRAGLRGEALVRHYALLASYVLSAAAGIARARAGHADENADTPWIDSPLLADPREFPHIAENGILLSELKDRELFLLGVDVILESAERAAERD
- a CDS encoding carboxylesterase/lipase family protein codes for the protein MTDTDTEFVEVTTAAGRVRGRWRPTTGGRGNPRSAAFLGIPFAEPPVGARRFQAPVPKAPWAGVRDALVFAPTAQRGDPGVTLIPEPSVEGEATLNVNVFTPALRRAQGPGEAEEAGPGLPVLVWIHGGGYFAGSPASPWYDGRNFNRDGVVTVSISYRLGFDGFGWIEDAPSNRGVRDWLLALEWVQQNIAAFGGDPSRVTIAGQSAGGGAVLTLLGMEKAQHLFHGVYALSGALADVAPQRVEAFGRGLAAAAGVEPTVAGFSSLSEDRVLELQKKATRMGPNSLGTIVDEGLPLGPSIDGDLLPRSTRESLRAGVGADKPLVLGATDDEFTMAFTGAAERALRWVPQNFLLARLGLPKSARHAYLAANADVAGQGKARLAGRLLTDRMFRTALLNVVEDRGSAPTWLYRFAWPSGHFGFAEHCLDVPFFFDCLDGPSMEPLAGPNPPQGLADELHGTAVAFIAGGDPGWPRHEGAAGIARVYDVPTRDVADAYASVRPLRGAAS
- a CDS encoding DUF3237 domain-containing protein, whose translation is MTPHDLLPPPTLDVAFDVTVDLGPLEDHGVTSAGHRRVVPILGGRITGAVEADILPGGADWQVVRPDGTIEIDGRYSARTASGDLLLLHAKGLRTGSPEVLERLGRGEDVDPRSYCFRTTVAVETAAESLAHLPRSLFLAVAQRQASTVLYRAYRVG
- a CDS encoding flavin-dependent oxidoreductase; protein product: MKIIIVGAGIGGLAAAVSLHEAGLRDVVVYERSTAIRGLGVGINLLPHALRELTELGVAETIAALGVAPTSLSYFNRHGQRIWSEPRGIAAGYRWPQLSVHRGRLQLALRDLAEARLAEPIRLGHRLVGVAANPDGTETARFATEDGEVEATGDVIVGADGIHSALRALRHPAEGAPPWSGLTLWRGVSRIPAFLDGRTMIMAGDGEQKFVAYPLSEPDQDGRMLVNFIAERRAGGTGDADWNRSVDPGPIAELFRDWRFDWLDVPAAIAAADEILEYPMVDRDALAQWTFGRTTLLGDAAHAMYPNGSNGGSQAILDARTLAFHLASAGTVEEGLAGYEQARRPAMTALLAGTRATGPERVMQLAAERAPQGFTDIDEVIPLAEREKIAADYKATAGFLPSVLNERASLTPQAEASR
- a CDS encoding phosphatase PAP2 family protein, with the protein product MTAIETAGVRTRPVKIARPRRMLWISLGLLVVFVALALGVLAAPDAPWSQALDDGWRRFAGVGPESWLPGFAVAQLFQHLGQLPGVVLMMLLLPLVLVLVGRWRSALFVIAVQLAGPGLLSQLTKNLVDRPRPTEDTVAGLFGPLVPVDHGSFPSGHSVSMAAIIITVLALIPASAVWARRIWIAIGVLLAVGMVWQRTLINAHWFTDTCAGLIGGAAVAVLLWWAFLPWLRRDHDRRAWFLRKAEAAQPTR
- a CDS encoding MarR family winged helix-turn-helix transcriptional regulator, coding for MTGFDAARLAAVISPLRRALLAATRAEAALPELSDAQIDVIRALPRGTSRGSAEIATRLRLSRPTVSNLLGTMEAEGLIERAPDPSDGRRVTVRASATALDLFDRFDAANAALVTRATATLDDEDRVALGRALPVLEKLCAALGAADVPASADPKEIR